The following proteins come from a genomic window of Corallococcus sp. NCRR:
- a CDS encoding chemotaxis protein CheW → MNPPSEARPQEVLLFTLERQRYGLPVEDVRELVRAARLTPLPRAPDVVEGLLNLRGELLPVLDLRRRFRHPARALSPMDHFIVASAGGRVVAMRVDRAEGLHAVTPGEWDPSPRELPGVGFVAGAAKLTDGLVLVHDLRSFLSEAEALQLDSALGARPEPA, encoded by the coding sequence ATGAATCCCCCCTCGGAGGCCCGCCCACAGGAAGTCCTGCTGTTCACCCTGGAGCGGCAGCGCTACGGCCTGCCCGTGGAGGACGTGCGCGAGCTGGTGCGCGCCGCGCGCCTCACGCCCCTGCCCCGGGCCCCAGACGTGGTGGAGGGCCTGCTCAACCTGCGCGGGGAGCTCTTGCCCGTGCTGGACCTGCGCCGCCGCTTCCGCCACCCCGCTCGCGCCCTGTCCCCCATGGACCACTTCATCGTCGCCTCCGCCGGTGGCCGGGTGGTGGCGATGCGCGTGGACCGGGCGGAAGGACTCCACGCCGTCACCCCCGGGGAGTGGGACCCGTCCCCCCGGGAGCTGCCGGGCGTGGGGTTCGTGGCCGGGGCCGCGAAGCTCACGGACGGACTGGTGCTCGTGCACGACCTGCGCTCCTTCCTCTCCGAGGCGGAGGCCCTGCAACTCGACAGCGCGCTCGGAGCCCGTCCGGAGCCTGCTTGA
- a CDS encoding phytoene desaturase family protein has protein sequence MVQHVIVVGAGPGGLTAAINLAGQGFRVTVVEKDPVPGGRMKGLTLGEGGEYAVDTGPSILQLPGILKQIFWRSGKRLEDYVTLVPVDPNTRVHFWDGTHLDTRKDLERMGQDLEKFGAGKGRALQEWMEDGRRKYALAYEKFICTNAGSLDYYAPWRLAPTLRFKPWQTLYRQLDSFFHDDRMTYALAYPSKYLGLHPTTCSSVFSVIPFIELCFGVWHVQGGFRELARGMMKCAQDLGVTFRMGTAVEQVRTEAGRAVGVKLANGEALDADAVVVNADLAYAAQKLLAPELREGTRLSDGALERAKYSCSTFMAYYGVDTTYADLPHHLIYLSESARRTDKDALEDRTVDVDDPPFYVCNPGVTDGTGAPKGHSTLYVLVPTPNTARPVDWAKTEAALRERIPKMLEKVGIKNLREHVKAERYFTAETWRDDFNVFRGAVFNLSHTWMQLGPLRPRVKNAQVEGLYFVGGGTHPGSGLLTIMESANIAADYLTREAGKGPLKGWPYVPPMEDVGDEPLRVARSG, from the coding sequence ATGGTTCAGCACGTCATCGTCGTGGGCGCGGGCCCGGGGGGCCTGACGGCCGCCATCAACCTCGCGGGGCAGGGCTTCCGGGTCACCGTGGTGGAGAAGGACCCGGTGCCCGGCGGCCGGATGAAGGGGCTCACGCTGGGGGAGGGCGGCGAGTACGCGGTGGACACCGGCCCGTCCATCCTCCAACTGCCGGGCATCCTGAAGCAGATCTTCTGGCGCTCGGGGAAGCGGCTGGAGGACTACGTCACGCTGGTGCCGGTGGACCCGAACACTCGCGTGCACTTCTGGGACGGCACGCACCTGGACACGCGCAAGGACCTGGAGCGGATGGGCCAGGACCTGGAGAAGTTCGGCGCGGGGAAGGGGCGCGCGCTCCAGGAGTGGATGGAGGACGGGCGGCGCAAGTACGCGCTCGCGTACGAGAAGTTCATCTGCACGAACGCGGGCAGCCTGGACTACTACGCGCCCTGGCGGCTCGCGCCCACGCTGCGCTTCAAGCCGTGGCAGACGCTCTACCGGCAGCTGGACTCGTTCTTCCACGACGACCGGATGACGTACGCGCTGGCGTATCCGTCCAAGTACCTGGGGCTGCACCCGACGACGTGCTCCTCGGTGTTCAGCGTGATTCCGTTCATCGAGCTGTGCTTCGGCGTGTGGCACGTGCAGGGCGGGTTCCGGGAGCTGGCGCGAGGCATGATGAAGTGCGCCCAGGACCTGGGCGTGACGTTCCGGATGGGCACGGCGGTGGAGCAGGTGCGCACGGAGGCCGGGCGCGCGGTGGGCGTGAAGCTCGCGAATGGCGAGGCACTGGACGCGGACGCGGTGGTGGTGAACGCGGACCTGGCGTACGCGGCGCAGAAGCTCTTGGCGCCGGAGCTGCGCGAGGGCACGCGGCTGTCGGACGGGGCGCTGGAGCGGGCGAAGTATTCGTGCAGCACGTTCATGGCGTACTACGGGGTGGACACGACGTACGCGGACCTGCCGCACCACCTCATCTACCTGTCGGAGAGCGCGAGGCGCACGGACAAGGACGCGCTGGAGGACCGCACGGTGGACGTGGACGACCCGCCCTTCTACGTGTGCAACCCGGGGGTGACGGACGGCACGGGAGCACCGAAGGGGCACTCCACGCTGTACGTGCTGGTGCCCACGCCCAACACGGCGCGCCCGGTGGACTGGGCGAAGACGGAGGCGGCGCTGCGCGAGCGCATCCCGAAGATGCTGGAGAAGGTGGGCATCAAGAACCTGCGCGAGCACGTGAAGGCGGAGCGCTACTTCACGGCGGAGACGTGGAGGGACGACTTCAATGTGTTCCGGGGCGCGGTGTTCAACCTGTCGCACACCTGGATGCAACTGGGCCCGCTGCGGCCCCGCGTGAAGAACGCGCAGGTGGAGGGGCTGTACTTCGTGGGCGGCGGGACGCACCCGGGAAGCGGGCTGTTGACCATCATGGAGAGCGCGAACATCGCGGCGGACTACCTCACGCGTGAAGCCGGCAAGGGTCCGCTGAAGGGCTGGCCGTACGTGCCGCCGATGGAAGATGTCGGCGACGAGCCGCTCCGCGTGGCGCGGAGCGGCTGA